CTTGGCCAGCAGCATCGTTCAGGGCGTGATTCGATCCCATTGTGCACAGGCGCTTATCGTCTCGGTTGCCGAGATCATCCGCATTTCAAAAGGCGTCATGGTCAAAGGCGCGGACTACACCGACATCGATGTGATTCGGGAACTGGCTGAAGTCGACTTGCTGGTCATCGATGAGCTTGGCGCGCAAAAGGGTTCGGATTACGAGCTGGGTGTTCTGCATGAAGTCCTCGACCGGCGCTATCAACTGGTCCGGCCCACGGTGGTGGTCAGTAATTTGCTCATTGCCGACCTACCAACTTTCCTCGGCCACCGGGCATTGGATCGCCTGCGGCAGAACGGCGGACTCATTGCTGGCTTCACTTGGGAATCGGCGAGGGCAACCGTATGAGCCGCGATCTATTCAGCATTCCGTCCGAACACGGCCTATTGGGCGCCATCTTTGTTGATCCAACGTTGCTTGATGAGATCAGCGGTAAGGTCAATATCGCCGACTTCCACGAACTGGAGAACGCTGCGCTGTATCGGGCCATTCTTGACTGTCATGCCGCTGGCGATCCCGTGGACATCATCACGGTCAGCAATCACCACCCAACACTGCCATGCGGATCAAGCATGCTGGCCCATGCCGCCGAGGTCCATTCGAAGGCGCAGGGCACGTCGAGCTGGAAGACCTACGCACGGGTAATCAGAGAGCGGTCGGTGTTGCGCCAAGTGGTTTTGGTGGCCGAGTCCATTACCGAGTCAGCCAGCGAAGACAAGTCGGTTGCCGAAATCATTGCCCTTGGCCAGCAGGCGCTCGTAGACCTGCGCGACCTTGATGACGGCGAGCAGGATTACTACCGGGCGAACGAGATTCTGCCGGGAGTGATCGATACGATCGATGCCAAGTACAACAAGACCGCCCCCAAGGGCCTGACGACCGGGTTGCCGGACCTCGACAAGCTCATCAGAGGATTGCGAGCGGGGAACCTGATTACCATTGGCGGGCTCACGGGTTCAGGGAAAACAATCCTTGGCGTGCAGATCGCTCAGCACGTTACTTGCTCACTTGGCCATTCCGGTCTCATTTTCAGCATGGAAATGACTCGGGAGGAACTGATCACTCGGGGCATCGCCTCAATGGGGGGCGTTAGCCTGACGCGCCTAGATGAAGGTGAAAGTCTTGATGATGACGATTGGCCGCGCATCACTGGAGCGGTCAGAAAGCTCGACGAGGCGCGACTTTACGTCAACGATCAGGCTGGAATGACTGTGGCGCGCATCCGCTCCATTGCTCGCCAATGTCAAAGACGGGAAGGGCTGGACGTGCTCGTCGTCGACTACATCCAACTGATCGCCACGGCGGGCAACGGGCAAAACCGCACGCTTGAAATCGGCAAGATATCCATAGCGCTGAAGAACCTGGCCAAGGAACTGAAGGTGCCCGTCATTGTGCTGGCACAGCTCAACCGCGGCCCAACCAATCGTCCTGACAAACGACCGCGACCAAGCGACA
The nucleotide sequence above comes from Pseudomonas sp. AB6. Encoded proteins:
- a CDS encoding replicative DNA helicase yields the protein MSRDLFSIPSEHGLLGAIFVDPTLLDEISGKVNIADFHELENAALYRAILDCHAAGDPVDIITVSNHHPTLPCGSSMLAHAAEVHSKAQGTSSWKTYARVIRERSVLRQVVLVAESITESASEDKSVAEIIALGQQALVDLRDLDDGEQDYYRANEILPGVIDTIDAKYNKTAPKGLTTGLPDLDKLIRGLRAGNLITIGGLTGSGKTILGVQIAQHVTCSLGHSGLIFSMEMTREELITRGIASMGGVSLTRLDEGESLDDDDWPRITGAVRKLDEARLYVNDQAGMTVARIRSIARQCQRREGLDVLVVDYIQLIATAGNGQNRTLEIGKISIALKNLAKELKVPVIVLAQLNRGPTNRPDKRPRPSDIRDSGQIEQDSDVVILVHKDMETEAGRNGITELIVGKCRHAQVGSCNVQQEGKFVRFVSFGGKPPSNEEVEMGRSYASRSKGRNS